In the genome of Planctomyces sp. SH-PL62, the window CCAGCAGCGCCAGAAGCCCCCCGAACGCGGCGCGGCAGACCGCGATCCGGCGCACCGGCTGTTCCAGCAGGAACAGGATCGGGACGACCCCGAGCAGGAGCACGGTCGCCAGGATGTAATAATCCGCCAGCCAGTAGGCGAGCCGCCCGGAATCGATCGTCATCGGCCGCCCCCTTTCTCGCTCCTGGCCCGGGCGAGCTTCTTCGCCTCGGCGATCATGGCCTCGATCTCCTCCAGTTCGGCCACGGTCGGCTTGCGAGACTGGAGGGCCTGGGAGACGTATTCGCCCATCGCGCCGTCGAAGACCTGGTCGAGGAAGCCGCCCGCCAGCTTGCGGTAGACGCCGTCGCGCCGGGCCTTGGCGAAGTAGGCGTACGCCTTGC includes:
- a CDS encoding BlaI/MecI/CopY family transcriptional regulator codes for the protein MADVAPSPRELEALKVLWSRGPSTVREIHREMPTKDGELAYTTVLSLLQTMERKGMVGHEPAGKAYAYFAKARRDGVYRKLAGGFLDQVFDGAMGEYVSQALQSRKPTVAELEEIEAMIAEAKKLARARSEKGGGR